From a region of the Zingiber officinale cultivar Zhangliang chromosome 4B, Zo_v1.1, whole genome shotgun sequence genome:
- the LOC121974683 gene encoding uncharacterized protein LOC121974683 isoform X2 codes for MATCRKEIGASFGRLTMSCIRTTYRSACRHPFVFGAMFFLLALYRFSPFLFAFLFSSTPVIACTTVLLGLLLSFGEPNIPEIEEEEKNFHEMFSTEIRSPTDYVYVKDDKLIVEGLVENRNYNEEIATTEAILCGEKANADESIYPASDGDEDLDTTTETKSLDEELKKRNFSKDKGIQVEEILGQEGSNDKDNGIEKVATGVAETDESTSYFGVTDKLASKSLKLENGEPSSRYHLDPSIGLPWLSIEDQKAPTDTDSDRSENSSPDASAADIILMLDELHPLLNSEHAQHDSNSKLDVASEASSLDEIDALSTDEEAQNHGEEEDDEAPENDDGIEAAIKWTEDDQKNVLDIGSSELERNQRLESLIAKRKAGKNQTHVMDRNLIDMDGNESFLSMNESHYGIHVPPVSAPRGNPFDSPYESEEMMGLPPIPGSAPSSLLPRRNPFDLFYDQQEQDKSLTGEIWGQQGFVSAPHREVTFRRNETFSLGRRQRQQETRHSRLKPYFDVEKLDPEGGSSFQREFSDMSESRVSFISESDAPTNQEDSRKLDEQEFHDETEISSLAKLDPDNMDHAIQTSKEVVLADIAEKKTEHASSVPEFGGDDKLIVVNDLIAGAGEYNVTEAASHSFEGEGLDSIPSVNFVLENEAPELSLSVKPFEKTTESLHSDVPQMKLKIITSSDEESDEVYPISFHTNGMDVNLPMRLDENEYSITEELPSDLRASELVFHMNGQSKDVISGSSNSLMHESGKFQVSESKSTLTAEKPDNQPSGASYDILAEVSLQNPEHLAKKYIQSDMSFVEAKSVEDIALAFSHLSESTNDKTLGPVETIDIIEEPSYHDVREGTLDGVLVAKDAQSDMLFVEANSVEDIALAFNQLSEGTSNKAPVPIETPDNIHEPVNHEVRLDNLQGQENRIADTIQSDMSVVEATIQSDMSIVEAKSVEDIALAFRQHSESATNKTPEVETTKNIQEPISLEVGVDNLQGPENLFTNEMQTDMFVIEAKCVEDKALALSHYSDSISDTGPEPVETSDIIQEPLNHEAGEDNLHDAENLVVKNIQSDMLVVEANSVEDIALAFRQHLESTSNITPDNIHESINYDVRVDNLQGPGNPVVNESDMLIIEAKSVEDIALAFRQHSESTGNDNLEPIETKCNTQEPVNHEVGEVNLQDPENLVANEMQSDMFIIEAKSVEDIASAFRQHSESTSNMETADNSQEPIDHEVGVDNFQVLEHLYTNEIQSDMLVIEAKSVEDIASAVRQHLDGSVEANATERELENKVLEVQLMRETGFGSKKATATKTSSIIDGENTRAEIAMGRESDEVLEVQSRDEIGFALAKETSSNADDKI; via the exons aTGGCGACCTGCAGAAAAGAAATCGGAGCATCTTTTGGAAGATTAACTATGTCATGCATCCGAACTACCTATAGATCTGCTTGTCGTCATCCTTTTGTGTTTGGTGCAATGTTTTTCTTGCTTGCATTGTACAGATTTTCTCCTTTTCtgtttgctttcttgttttcatcTACTCCTGTCATTGCGTGCACGACTGTTCTTCTTGGACTGCTTCTAAGCTTTGGAGAACCAAATATTCCTGAAatcgaggaagaggagaaaaactTTCATGAAATGTTTTCTACTGAAATTCGGAGCCCTACTGATTATGTTTATGTCAAGGATGATAAATTAATTGTTGAGGGCCTTGTGGAGAATAGAAATTACAATGAGGAAATTGCCACCACAGAGGCAATTCTATGTGGAGAAAAAGCCAATGCAGATGAGAGTATCTATCCTGCATCAGATGGAGATGAAGATCTTGATACTACAACGGAGACAAAATCATTAGATGaggaattaaagaaaaggaatttttctAAGGACAAAGGGATTCAGGTAGAAGAAATTCTAGGGCAAGAGGGTTCCAATGACAAAGATAATGGCATCGAAAAGGTGGCTACAGGTGTAGCTGAGACTGATGAAAGTACAAGTTATTTTGGTGTGACAGATAAACTAGCAAGCAAGAGCCTTAAGTTGGAGAATGGTGAACCCTCATCACGGTACCATTTAGACCCTTCTATTGGATTGCCATGGCTTTCAATTGAAGATCAAAAAGCCCCTACAGATACTGATTCTGATAGGTCAGAGAATTCCTCTCCAGATGCTTCCGCAGCTGACATTATTCTGATGCTTGATGAGCTTCACCCTCTTTTAAATTCTGAACATGCTCAGCATGATTCTAATTCGAAGCTGGATGTAGCCTCTGAAGCATCATCACTTGACGAAATTGATGCCCTCAGTACAgatgaagaagctcaaaaccATGGGGAGGAGGAGGATGATGAAGCACCGGAGAATGATGATGGGATTGAAGCTGCCATCAAATGGACAGAAGATGATCAGAAGAATGTCCTTGATATTGGCTCTTCCGAATTAGAGAGGAATCAGAGGTTAGAAAGTTTAATTGCAAAACGGAAAGCGGGGAAGAATCAGACACATGTTATGGACAGAAATCTTATTGACATGGATGGTAATGAATCTTTTCTCAGCATGAATGAATCACACTATGGTATTCATGTTCCACCAGTATCAGCACCAAGAGGGAATCCCTTTGATAGTCCATATGAGTCAGAGGAAATGATGGGTTTACCACCAATTCCAGGCTCTGCTCCATCATCCTTGTTACCAAGAAGAAATCCTTTTGATCTATTCTACGACCAGCAAGAACAAGATAAAAGCCTTACAGGTGAGATTTGGGGTCAACAAGGTTTTGTCTCTGCCCCACATCGTGAGGTTACATTTAGAAGGAATGAAACCTTTAGTTTGGGAAGAAGGCAGCGTCAACAAGAGACTCGACATTCAAGACTGAAGCCCTATTTTGATGTTGAGAAGTTGGATCCAGAGGGAGGTTCTAGTTTTCAAAGAGAATTCAGTGACATGAGTGAATCGAGAGTAAGTTTCATTTCAGAATCTGATGCACCCACAAATCAGGAAGATAGTAGAAAGCTAGATGAACAAGAATTCCATGATGAAACAGAAATATCATCTCTTGCCAAACTTGATCCTGATAACATGGATCATGCAATTCAAACCTCGAAAGAAGTGGTTTTAGCTGATATTGCAGAAAAGAAAACTGAGCATGCATCTAGTGTTCCTGAGTTTGGTGGAGATGATAAGCTCATTGTAGTGAATGACCTAATTGCTGGAGCTGGCGAATATAATGTCACAGAAGCTGCATCACATTCATTTGAAG GTGAAGGTCTTGACAGCATTCCTTCAGTGAATTTTGTTTTGGAAAATGAAGCTCCTGAATTAAGTTTATCTGTGAAGCCATTTGAGAAAACGACTGAAAGTTTGCACTCAGATGTTCCACAGATGAAGCTGAAAATCATAACTAGTTCTGATGAGGAATCCGATGAGGTGTATCCAATTTCTTTTCATACTAATGGTATGGATGTGAACCTGCCAATGAGGTTGGATGAAAATGAGTATTCAATCACAGAAGAACTTCCATCTGATCTTCGTGCATCAGAGTTGGTATTTCACATGAATGGGCAGTCTAAGGATGTTATCTCTGGTTCCTCAAATTCCCTCATGCATGAATCTGGAAAGTTTCAAGTTTCTGAAAGTAAGTCCACTCTGACTGCTGAGAAGCCAGACAACCAACCATCTGGAGCTAGTTATGATATACTTGCGGAAGTGAGTTTACAGAATCCGGAGCATCTAGCTAAGAAGTATATACAATCAGATATGTCCTTTGTTGAAGCTAAATCAGTTGAAGACATAGCCTTGGCTTTTAGCCACCTTTCAGAAAGCACAAACGACAAAACCCTAGGACCAGTGGAAACCATTGACATTATTGAGGAACCTTCATATCATGATGTCAGAGAGGGTACTTTAGATGGTGTACTAGTTGCCAAGGATGCACAATCAGATATGTTATTTGTTGAAGCAAATTCTGTCGAAGACATTGCGTTGGCTTTTAACCAGCTTTCAGAAGGCACAAGCAATAAAGCCCCTGTACCAATAGAAACCCCTGACAATATTCACGAGCCTGTAAACCATGAGGTTCGACTGGATAATTTACAAGGTCAAGAAAATCGAATCGCAGATACTATACAATCAGATATGTCCGTTGTTGAAGCAACTATACAATCAGATATGTCCATTGTTGAAGCAAAATCCGTGGAAGACATAGCCTTGGCTTTTAGACAGCATTCTGAAAGTGCGACCAATAAAACCCCAGAAGTAGAAACCACAAAGAATATTCAGGAACCTATAAGCCTTGAAGTCGGAGTCGATAATTTACAGGGTCCAGAGAATCTATTCACAAATGAAATGCAAACAGATATGTTTGTTATTGAAGCAAAATGTGTTGAAGACAAAGCCTTGGCTTTAAGCCATTATTCAGATAGCATTAGTGATACGGGCCCAGAACCAGTGGAAACCAGTGATATTATTCAGGAGCCTTTGAATCATGAAGCTGGAGAGGATAATTTACATGATGCAGAGAACCTAGTAGTAAAGAATATACAATCTGATATGTTGGTTGTTGAAGCTAATTCTGTTGAAGATATAGCCTTGGCCTTTAGACAGCATTTAGAAAGCACAAGCAATATAACCCCAGATAATATCCATGAATCTATAAACTACGACGTCAGAGTGGATAATTTACAGGGTCCTGGGAATCCAGTTGTAAATGAATCGGATATGCTCATTATTGAAGCAAAATCTGTTGAAGACATAGCCTTGGCTTTTAGACAGCATTCAGAAAGCACAGGCAATGATAACCTAGAACCAATTGAAACAAAATGTAATACTCAGGAACCTGTAAATCATGAAGTTGGAGAGGTTAATTTACAGGATCCAGAGAATCTAGTTGCAAATGAGATGCAATCGGATATGTTCATTATTGAAGCAAAATCTGTTGAGGACATAGCCTCGGCTTTTAGACAGCATTCAGAAAGTACAAGCAATATGGAAACTGCAGATAATTCTCAGGAACCCATTGACCACGAAGTAGGAGTGGACAATTTCCAGGTTCTTGAGCATCTATACACAAATGAGATACAATCTGATATGCTTGTTATTGAAGCAAAGTCTGTGGAAGACATAGCTTCTGCTGTTAGACAGCATTTAGATGGATCTGTAGAAGCTAATGCAACTGAAAGGGAGTTGGAAAATAAGGTTCTTGAGGTACAGCTAATGAGGGAGACTGGTTTTGGTTCCAAGAAAGCTACAGCAACGAAAACTAGCTCAATCATAGATGGTGAAAATACAAGAGCTGAAATAGCAATGGGAAGGGAATCAGATGAGGTTCTTGAGGTACAGTCGAGGGATGAAATTGGCTTTGCTTTAGCTAAGGAAACTAGCTCAAATGCTGATGATAAAATATAG
- the LOC121974683 gene encoding uncharacterized protein LOC121974683 isoform X1: MATCRKEIGASFGRLTMSCIRTTYRSACRHPFVFGAMFFLLALYRFSPFLFAFLFSSTPVIACTTVLLGLLLSFGEPNIPEIEEEEKNFHEMFSTEIRSPTDYVYVKDDKLIVEGLVENRNYNEEIATTEAILCGEKANADESIYPASDGDEDLDTTTETKSLDEELKKRNFSKDKGIQVEEILGQEGSNDKDNGIEKVATGVAETDESTSYFGVTDKLASKSLKLENGEPSSRYHLDPSIGLPWLSIEDQKAPTDTDSDRSENSSPDASAADIILMLDELHPLLNSEHAQHDSNSKLDVASEASSLDEIDALSTDEEAQNHGEEEDDEAPENDDGIEAAIKWTEDDQKNVLDIGSSELERNQRLESLIAKRKAGKNQTHVMDRNLIDMDGNESFLSMNESHYGIHVPPVSAPRGNPFDSPYESEEMMGLPPIPGSAPSSLLPRRNPFDLFYDQQEQDKSLTGEIWGQQGFVSAPHREVTFRRNETFSLGRRQRQQETRHSRLKPYFDVEKLDPEGGSSFQREFSDMSESRVSFISESDAPTNQEDSRKLDEQEFHDETEISSLAKLDPDNMDHAIQTSKEVVLADIAEKKTEHASSVPEFGGDDKLIVVNDLIAGAGEYNVTEAASHSFEGDNGEGLDSIPSVNFVLENEAPELSLSVKPFEKTTESLHSDVPQMKLKIITSSDEESDEVYPISFHTNGMDVNLPMRLDENEYSITEELPSDLRASELVFHMNGQSKDVISGSSNSLMHESGKFQVSESKSTLTAEKPDNQPSGASYDILAEVSLQNPEHLAKKYIQSDMSFVEAKSVEDIALAFSHLSESTNDKTLGPVETIDIIEEPSYHDVREGTLDGVLVAKDAQSDMLFVEANSVEDIALAFNQLSEGTSNKAPVPIETPDNIHEPVNHEVRLDNLQGQENRIADTIQSDMSVVEATIQSDMSIVEAKSVEDIALAFRQHSESATNKTPEVETTKNIQEPISLEVGVDNLQGPENLFTNEMQTDMFVIEAKCVEDKALALSHYSDSISDTGPEPVETSDIIQEPLNHEAGEDNLHDAENLVVKNIQSDMLVVEANSVEDIALAFRQHLESTSNITPDNIHESINYDVRVDNLQGPGNPVVNESDMLIIEAKSVEDIALAFRQHSESTGNDNLEPIETKCNTQEPVNHEVGEVNLQDPENLVANEMQSDMFIIEAKSVEDIASAFRQHSESTSNMETADNSQEPIDHEVGVDNFQVLEHLYTNEIQSDMLVIEAKSVEDIASAVRQHLDGSVEANATERELENKVLEVQLMRETGFGSKKATATKTSSIIDGENTRAEIAMGRESDEVLEVQSRDEIGFALAKETSSNADDKI, encoded by the exons aTGGCGACCTGCAGAAAAGAAATCGGAGCATCTTTTGGAAGATTAACTATGTCATGCATCCGAACTACCTATAGATCTGCTTGTCGTCATCCTTTTGTGTTTGGTGCAATGTTTTTCTTGCTTGCATTGTACAGATTTTCTCCTTTTCtgtttgctttcttgttttcatcTACTCCTGTCATTGCGTGCACGACTGTTCTTCTTGGACTGCTTCTAAGCTTTGGAGAACCAAATATTCCTGAAatcgaggaagaggagaaaaactTTCATGAAATGTTTTCTACTGAAATTCGGAGCCCTACTGATTATGTTTATGTCAAGGATGATAAATTAATTGTTGAGGGCCTTGTGGAGAATAGAAATTACAATGAGGAAATTGCCACCACAGAGGCAATTCTATGTGGAGAAAAAGCCAATGCAGATGAGAGTATCTATCCTGCATCAGATGGAGATGAAGATCTTGATACTACAACGGAGACAAAATCATTAGATGaggaattaaagaaaaggaatttttctAAGGACAAAGGGATTCAGGTAGAAGAAATTCTAGGGCAAGAGGGTTCCAATGACAAAGATAATGGCATCGAAAAGGTGGCTACAGGTGTAGCTGAGACTGATGAAAGTACAAGTTATTTTGGTGTGACAGATAAACTAGCAAGCAAGAGCCTTAAGTTGGAGAATGGTGAACCCTCATCACGGTACCATTTAGACCCTTCTATTGGATTGCCATGGCTTTCAATTGAAGATCAAAAAGCCCCTACAGATACTGATTCTGATAGGTCAGAGAATTCCTCTCCAGATGCTTCCGCAGCTGACATTATTCTGATGCTTGATGAGCTTCACCCTCTTTTAAATTCTGAACATGCTCAGCATGATTCTAATTCGAAGCTGGATGTAGCCTCTGAAGCATCATCACTTGACGAAATTGATGCCCTCAGTACAgatgaagaagctcaaaaccATGGGGAGGAGGAGGATGATGAAGCACCGGAGAATGATGATGGGATTGAAGCTGCCATCAAATGGACAGAAGATGATCAGAAGAATGTCCTTGATATTGGCTCTTCCGAATTAGAGAGGAATCAGAGGTTAGAAAGTTTAATTGCAAAACGGAAAGCGGGGAAGAATCAGACACATGTTATGGACAGAAATCTTATTGACATGGATGGTAATGAATCTTTTCTCAGCATGAATGAATCACACTATGGTATTCATGTTCCACCAGTATCAGCACCAAGAGGGAATCCCTTTGATAGTCCATATGAGTCAGAGGAAATGATGGGTTTACCACCAATTCCAGGCTCTGCTCCATCATCCTTGTTACCAAGAAGAAATCCTTTTGATCTATTCTACGACCAGCAAGAACAAGATAAAAGCCTTACAGGTGAGATTTGGGGTCAACAAGGTTTTGTCTCTGCCCCACATCGTGAGGTTACATTTAGAAGGAATGAAACCTTTAGTTTGGGAAGAAGGCAGCGTCAACAAGAGACTCGACATTCAAGACTGAAGCCCTATTTTGATGTTGAGAAGTTGGATCCAGAGGGAGGTTCTAGTTTTCAAAGAGAATTCAGTGACATGAGTGAATCGAGAGTAAGTTTCATTTCAGAATCTGATGCACCCACAAATCAGGAAGATAGTAGAAAGCTAGATGAACAAGAATTCCATGATGAAACAGAAATATCATCTCTTGCCAAACTTGATCCTGATAACATGGATCATGCAATTCAAACCTCGAAAGAAGTGGTTTTAGCTGATATTGCAGAAAAGAAAACTGAGCATGCATCTAGTGTTCCTGAGTTTGGTGGAGATGATAAGCTCATTGTAGTGAATGACCTAATTGCTGGAGCTGGCGAATATAATGTCACAGAAGCTGCATCACATTCATTTGAAGGTGACAATG GTGAAGGTCTTGACAGCATTCCTTCAGTGAATTTTGTTTTGGAAAATGAAGCTCCTGAATTAAGTTTATCTGTGAAGCCATTTGAGAAAACGACTGAAAGTTTGCACTCAGATGTTCCACAGATGAAGCTGAAAATCATAACTAGTTCTGATGAGGAATCCGATGAGGTGTATCCAATTTCTTTTCATACTAATGGTATGGATGTGAACCTGCCAATGAGGTTGGATGAAAATGAGTATTCAATCACAGAAGAACTTCCATCTGATCTTCGTGCATCAGAGTTGGTATTTCACATGAATGGGCAGTCTAAGGATGTTATCTCTGGTTCCTCAAATTCCCTCATGCATGAATCTGGAAAGTTTCAAGTTTCTGAAAGTAAGTCCACTCTGACTGCTGAGAAGCCAGACAACCAACCATCTGGAGCTAGTTATGATATACTTGCGGAAGTGAGTTTACAGAATCCGGAGCATCTAGCTAAGAAGTATATACAATCAGATATGTCCTTTGTTGAAGCTAAATCAGTTGAAGACATAGCCTTGGCTTTTAGCCACCTTTCAGAAAGCACAAACGACAAAACCCTAGGACCAGTGGAAACCATTGACATTATTGAGGAACCTTCATATCATGATGTCAGAGAGGGTACTTTAGATGGTGTACTAGTTGCCAAGGATGCACAATCAGATATGTTATTTGTTGAAGCAAATTCTGTCGAAGACATTGCGTTGGCTTTTAACCAGCTTTCAGAAGGCACAAGCAATAAAGCCCCTGTACCAATAGAAACCCCTGACAATATTCACGAGCCTGTAAACCATGAGGTTCGACTGGATAATTTACAAGGTCAAGAAAATCGAATCGCAGATACTATACAATCAGATATGTCCGTTGTTGAAGCAACTATACAATCAGATATGTCCATTGTTGAAGCAAAATCCGTGGAAGACATAGCCTTGGCTTTTAGACAGCATTCTGAAAGTGCGACCAATAAAACCCCAGAAGTAGAAACCACAAAGAATATTCAGGAACCTATAAGCCTTGAAGTCGGAGTCGATAATTTACAGGGTCCAGAGAATCTATTCACAAATGAAATGCAAACAGATATGTTTGTTATTGAAGCAAAATGTGTTGAAGACAAAGCCTTGGCTTTAAGCCATTATTCAGATAGCATTAGTGATACGGGCCCAGAACCAGTGGAAACCAGTGATATTATTCAGGAGCCTTTGAATCATGAAGCTGGAGAGGATAATTTACATGATGCAGAGAACCTAGTAGTAAAGAATATACAATCTGATATGTTGGTTGTTGAAGCTAATTCTGTTGAAGATATAGCCTTGGCCTTTAGACAGCATTTAGAAAGCACAAGCAATATAACCCCAGATAATATCCATGAATCTATAAACTACGACGTCAGAGTGGATAATTTACAGGGTCCTGGGAATCCAGTTGTAAATGAATCGGATATGCTCATTATTGAAGCAAAATCTGTTGAAGACATAGCCTTGGCTTTTAGACAGCATTCAGAAAGCACAGGCAATGATAACCTAGAACCAATTGAAACAAAATGTAATACTCAGGAACCTGTAAATCATGAAGTTGGAGAGGTTAATTTACAGGATCCAGAGAATCTAGTTGCAAATGAGATGCAATCGGATATGTTCATTATTGAAGCAAAATCTGTTGAGGACATAGCCTCGGCTTTTAGACAGCATTCAGAAAGTACAAGCAATATGGAAACTGCAGATAATTCTCAGGAACCCATTGACCACGAAGTAGGAGTGGACAATTTCCAGGTTCTTGAGCATCTATACACAAATGAGATACAATCTGATATGCTTGTTATTGAAGCAAAGTCTGTGGAAGACATAGCTTCTGCTGTTAGACAGCATTTAGATGGATCTGTAGAAGCTAATGCAACTGAAAGGGAGTTGGAAAATAAGGTTCTTGAGGTACAGCTAATGAGGGAGACTGGTTTTGGTTCCAAGAAAGCTACAGCAACGAAAACTAGCTCAATCATAGATGGTGAAAATACAAGAGCTGAAATAGCAATGGGAAGGGAATCAGATGAGGTTCTTGAGGTACAGTCGAGGGATGAAATTGGCTTTGCTTTAGCTAAGGAAACTAGCTCAAATGCTGATGATAAAATATAG